Proteins encoded in a region of the Macrobrachium nipponense isolate FS-2020 chromosome 39, ASM1510439v2, whole genome shotgun sequence genome:
- the LOC135210479 gene encoding uncharacterized protein LOC135210479, producing the protein MADIDCKVDRKCVACTFKEQQRFSLLGSCESEVRNVYFVAYQKLLGELYFMGYGSYYIRKEGEQWVWVDDVKNETIARMEAAKPNYPMGRRVWHLERPVCGQEPNQKRILLLTPCAENEFTCDDGSCVAHHKRCDLKYDCRDNSDEADCMLIDHPEGYQKHLPPRSNLGEDLSLLVVLSMRVSTMAVKTMEMAVDVTFELTLTWKDNRLQYLNLKVNDTLNVLPLEAMRTLWTPDVTFVNAIGNHHTYVDEYTSMMINRSSEFKTRDETAPAEGVLDAPQDLVGAQVLPHVRFGGVIGHQLGGESISGVLREFCQLCFIFYDCIGGLKVGYEAIGEYSEALIKIPLSRLAGYAILNIYIPTLVLLAISYMSLFVRTDMFDTRMMAALTVQLVIATLFSQVSQSLPKTSYFKMVDVWFLFCIAITFIVILFHGIIDSILYPSSGKISSIIQVGAAAWLGQGSASKPNSASQKNEGDFMVRISKIVVLALFVLFNIGMNGTTKRSTVDEALNLRAHLIGLWFRGASVPFISKRTGFSISSVYRWIKRWQEEGHLHSRAKIANDGHHRFPPNGNLTGYPEMCAACMLKIYLAIVFLLQEADALQRFTASVTLMEEASEAVRAVLEASDIKDRSVTIITDGSSYVTTTFKFLSTSCVGSRDDVTPSLGARCSGKAKIDDVTASVLALLRIAVHSASLLVNG; encoded by the exons ATGGCTGACATTGACTGCAAAGTGGACAGGAAATGCGTTGCTTGCACATTCAAAGAACAACAGAGGTTTTCGCTCTTGGGGTCTTGTGAGAGCGAAGTGCGGAACGTTTACTTTGTCGCGTATCAAAAGCTCCTTGGTGAGCTCTACTTCATGGGTTATGGGAGCTACTACATAAGAAAAGAAGGGGAGCAGTGGGTCTGGGTTGACGACGTTAAGAATGAAACCATAGCGAGGATGGAAGCTGCAAAGCCCAACTATCCAATGGGTAGGAGGGTGTGGCATCTAGAGAGGCCAGTGTGCGGTCAGGAACCGAATCAGAAGCGCATCCTGCTTCTGACTCCTTGTGCAGAGAACGAGTTCACCTGCGACGACGGAAGCTGCGTCGCTCACCACAAGCGCTGCGACCTGAAATATGACTGTCGGGACAACAGCGACGAGGCTGACTGCATGCTGATCGACCATCCCGAAGGATACCAGAAGCACCTGCCCCCCAGATCAAACCTGGGGGAAGACCTGAGTCTCCTCGTCGTTCTGTCCATGCGTGTGAGCACGATGGCGGTCAAGACGATGGAGATGGCCGTTGATGTGACTTTCGAACTCACGTTAACGTGGAAGGACAACAGGCTGCAGTATCTGAACCTTAAAGTTAACGATACACTGAATGTCCTTCCTCTCGAAGCTATGAGGACACTGTGGACGCCTGATGTCACGTTCGTCAATGCGATAGGGAATCATCACACGTACGTGGACGAATACACCTCTATGATGATCAACCGCAGTTCTGAATTCAAGACGAGGGATGAAACTGCGCCTGCTGAGG GAGTGCTCGATGCACCTCAGGATCTCGTCGGCGCCCAAGTCCTTCCTCATGTTCGATTCGGTGGAGTCATTGGCCATCAACTTGGGGGAGAGTCTATCAGCGGAGTATTACGTGAGTTTTGTCAGTTGTGTTTTATATTCTACGACTGT ATCGGAGGTCTAAAAGTGGGATACGAAGCAATAGGAGAGTACAGTGAAGCCCTCATCAAGATCCCACTGTCTCGGCTTGCTGGGTATGCCATCCTGAACATTTACATCCCGACGCTGGTGCTTCTGGCGATCAGCTACATGTCCCTCTTCGTCAGAACTGACATGTTTGACACGAGAATGATGGCCGCCCTTACGGTGCAGTTGGTCATTGCTACGCTTTTTTCGCAG GTGTCACAATCTCTCCCGAAGACCTCCTATTTCAAGATGGTAGACGTTTGGTTCCTGTTCTGCATCGCCATCACCTTCATCGTCATCCTGTTTCACGGAATCATCGACAGCATTCTGTACCCGAGTTCTGGAAAAATATCCTCGATTATCCAAGTAGGAGCTGCTGCCTGGCTGGGACAAGGCAGCGCCAGCAAGCCCAACTCCGCCTCGCAGAAGAACGAAGGAGATTTCATGGTGAGAATCTCCAAGATTGTTGTGCTCGCTCTGTTCGTCCTGTTCAACATTGG GATGAACGGGACAACGAAACGGTCCACCGTTGACGAGGCCTTGAATTTAAGAGCGCACCTGATAGGGTTGTGGTTTCGAGGGGCGTCAGTGCCCTTCATCTCAAAGAGAACGGGGTTCAGCATCTCTTCCGTTTACAGGTGGATCAAACGCTGGCAGGAAGAAGGCCACCTCCACAGTCGAGCGAAGATTGCCAATGACGGTCATCATCGCTTTCCTCCGAATGGAAATCTGACGGGATACCCGGAGATGTGCGCGGCAT GTATGTTGAAAATCTACCTGGCGATTGTATTCCTACTTCAGGAAGCAGATGCACTCCAAAGGTTCACAG CCAGCGTGACACTGATGGAGGAGGCTTCCGAAGCAGTGAGGGCTGTTCTTGAGGCGTCCGATATAAAAGACCGTTCAGTAACCATAATCACAGATGGCTCGTCCTACGTGACTACCACCTTCAAA